From Glycine max cultivar Williams 82 chromosome 11, Glycine_max_v4.0, whole genome shotgun sequence, the proteins below share one genomic window:
- the LOC100811814 gene encoding uncharacterized protein isoform X1, with translation MATPPQWEFSWASPGAAVKLCLGDLLVMSSNLETASLPMQGDMEMYFGSEENASIVYAALAVDKELQPDKVKRLMTVSDGKLSVHFEATEARFLRASFSAFVDVLTLATKTIEEFGQVMKL, from the exons atggctacaccaccaCAATGGGAATTTAGCTG ggcgagccctggtgcagcggtaaagttgtgccttggtgacttgttggtcatgagTTCGAAtctggaaacagcctctttgcctatgcaagg TGACATGGAAATGTATTTTGGATCGGAGGAGAATGCTTCCATTGTGTATGCTGCCTTAGCAGTTGACAAAGAG TTACAGCCTGATAAAGTAAAACGACTTATGACAGTGTCTGATGGAAAGCTATCAGT GCACTTTGAGGCAACAGAAGCCAGATTTCTTCGGGCATCATTTAGTGCTTTTGTAGATGTCCTGACACTAGCCACCAAAACTATTGAAGAATTTGGTCAAGTAATGAAGTTGTGA
- the LOC100811814 gene encoding uncharacterized protein isoform X2 codes for MATPPQWEFSCDMEMYFGSEENASIVYAALAVDKELQPDKVKRLMTVSDGKLSVHFEATEARFLRASFSAFVDVLTLATKTIEEFGQVMKL; via the exons atggctacaccaccaCAATGGGAATTTAGCTG TGACATGGAAATGTATTTTGGATCGGAGGAGAATGCTTCCATTGTGTATGCTGCCTTAGCAGTTGACAAAGAG TTACAGCCTGATAAAGTAAAACGACTTATGACAGTGTCTGATGGAAAGCTATCAGT GCACTTTGAGGCAACAGAAGCCAGATTTCTTCGGGCATCATTTAGTGCTTTTGTAGATGTCCTGACACTAGCCACCAAAACTATTGAAGAATTTGGTCAAGTAATGAAGTTGTGA